Proteins encoded by one window of Flagellimonas lutaonensis:
- a CDS encoding tetratricopeptide repeat-containing sensor histidine kinase produces MHKKGYILWVFLLFTYPLLSQDLPGEKTFLLEGSVKGKENYTPIAGVEVRTDKGQYTTTNGLGEFKIKVAIGDWLIVESPDFETVRHRIGSNEEISVLVEDYEPSRKQLRQETHQVFLDSAIFYKKLDIEKSIDFVVQAISSLGKRGNKKELANAYTVLGEIYQYHKQYDLAIDNFKYALEQRRTVKTSLLLGKTYILNKQFKDAENIYESLTDINRMVPYQRVEMFEGLGDANKGLGQIDRALDFYNEALKIAEKNQIAPKVTDLNSKIAETYAKEKRPVEAEGYFSNSLRLSKQEAPQRAIQENEKVADFYSEEKRFDDEIQLRKKSLKELKQLPAEKVSSGLLDVQKDSITPQRINYKIANAYIAQEKLTEAIPYLERSIAEADSEDDLVVQKDATRKLSEVYRYQGDFNKALETYQEYVSLVDTLYARKEQEISRAVRLNREIAAKQNQIASLEQDRELTQSKYNLALAEQQLSEESNKRQKWVIYSLIFGLLLMASTAFFYYRSNRQQKLANNLLALKSLRSQMNPHFIFNALNSVNNFIAKSDERSANRFLSEFSVLMRAVLENSEEDFIPLAKELELLELYVKLEHSRFPDKFDYSIEIDENVDVGAFEIPPMLLQPYIENAIWHGLRYKDEKGFLKIGVRQLNADLLQISISDNGIGRKQSAALKTSNQKKQKSKGMGNIKKRIAILNDMHKNKVDVSIEDLYDDATGTQVILKLRKD; encoded by the coding sequence ATGCACAAAAAAGGGTACATACTTTGGGTGTTCTTGCTGTTCACCTACCCATTGCTCTCCCAAGATTTACCTGGGGAGAAAACCTTTTTGTTGGAGGGGTCTGTAAAGGGAAAGGAAAATTACACCCCGATCGCTGGAGTGGAGGTGAGAACCGATAAGGGCCAGTATACTACCACCAACGGTCTTGGTGAGTTCAAGATCAAGGTGGCCATTGGCGATTGGTTGATTGTTGAAAGCCCAGATTTTGAAACGGTCAGGCACCGGATTGGTTCCAATGAAGAGATTTCGGTTTTGGTAGAAGATTATGAGCCTAGCCGGAAACAGCTGCGTCAAGAAACGCACCAGGTTTTTTTAGATTCTGCCATCTTTTATAAAAAACTGGATATTGAGAAGAGCATCGACTTTGTGGTACAGGCCATTTCAAGCTTGGGCAAGCGTGGAAATAAAAAGGAACTTGCCAATGCCTACACCGTGTTGGGCGAGATCTATCAATACCATAAGCAATATGACCTGGCCATTGACAACTTCAAGTATGCCCTTGAACAGCGCCGAACCGTAAAAACCTCACTGTTGCTTGGCAAGACCTATATTCTTAACAAGCAGTTTAAAGATGCTGAAAACATCTACGAGTCTTTGACAGACATAAACCGTATGGTGCCGTATCAACGGGTTGAAATGTTCGAAGGGCTCGGCGATGCCAATAAGGGGCTCGGGCAGATCGATCGGGCACTCGATTTTTATAACGAGGCATTGAAGATTGCCGAGAAGAACCAGATCGCGCCGAAGGTCACTGACCTGAATTCAAAGATTGCTGAGACCTATGCCAAAGAAAAACGACCGGTAGAGGCAGAGGGCTATTTTTCAAATTCGCTTCGCTTGTCAAAGCAGGAGGCCCCGCAGCGTGCCATTCAGGAAAATGAAAAAGTGGCCGATTTTTATAGTGAAGAAAAAAGGTTCGACGATGAGATACAGTTACGAAAGAAAAGTCTGAAAGAGCTAAAGCAACTGCCTGCCGAAAAAGTATCAAGTGGATTGTTGGATGTGCAAAAAGACTCGATTACCCCGCAGCGTATCAACTACAAGATTGCCAATGCCTACATTGCCCAAGAAAAGCTGACCGAGGCCATTCCATATTTGGAAAGAAGCATCGCAGAGGCCGATAGCGAAGACGATTTGGTGGTGCAAAAAGATGCCACCCGAAAATTGTCAGAGGTGTACCGTTACCAAGGTGATTTCAATAAGGCGTTGGAGACCTATCAAGAATACGTTTCGTTGGTCGATACGCTATATGCACGAAAAGAGCAGGAAATTTCACGGGCCGTGCGCCTTAACCGCGAGATTGCCGCGAAGCAGAACCAAATTGCGAGTCTTGAACAAGACCGTGAGCTTACACAGAGCAAGTACAACTTGGCATTGGCAGAGCAACAATTGTCAGAAGAAAGCAACAAGCGCCAAAAATGGGTGATCTACTCGTTGATTTTCGGATTGTTGCTAATGGCTTCGACCGCATTCTTTTATTACCGCAGCAACAGGCAGCAGAAATTGGCAAACAATCTTTTGGCATTAAAGTCGCTGCGCTCGCAGATGAACCCACACTTTATTTTCAATGCCTTGAACTCTGTGAACAATTTTATCGCCAAGAGCGATGAGCGGTCTGCCAACCGTTTTTTGAGTGAGTTTTCGGTGTTGATGCGTGCCGTGCTCGAGAATTCCGAAGAAGATTTCATTCCCCTTGCAAAAGAATTGGAGCTGCTTGAACTCTATGTGAAACTTGAACATTCGAGGTTTCCAGACAAGTTTGACTATTCCATCGAAATCGATGAAAACGTAGATGTTGGGGCTTTTGAGATCCCGCCCATGTTGTTGCAGCCCTATATCGAAAACGCTATTTGGCACGGTCTTCGGTATAAAGATGAAAAAGGCTTCCTGAAAATCGGGGTAAGGCAATTGAATGCCGATCTTTTGCAAATATCCATCAGTGACAATGGTATTGGTCGAAAGCAGTCTGCGGCACTGAAAACATCCAACCAAAAAAAGCAGAAATCAAAGGGTATGGGCAACATCAAAAAGCGCATCGCCATTTTAAACGATATGCACAAAAACAAGGTTGATGTGAGCATAGAAGACCTCTACGATGATGCGACGGGCACCCAGGTAATCTTAAAACTGAGAAAAGACTGA
- a CDS encoding LytR/AlgR family response regulator transcription factor, with translation MNLQAIIVEDEANSREILRNYLEKYCKNVTLLGEASTIKEGLQLINDKQPDIVFLDVEMPFGNAFDLLDALPERTFETVFVTAYNQYAMDALNSHAAYYLMKPINIDELVKAVAYVAEVKERENALEGRILQPQVKKAEGKITLPQQDGFQVLEVSDIYFCKADDNYTEIYLEERKILVSKTLKYFERALSDFPFARIHKSYLVNVNEIRKYKKGKGGSVVLSNGKELSVSASQKANLLSYFK, from the coding sequence ATGAACTTACAGGCCATTATAGTGGAAGACGAGGCAAACAGCCGTGAGATATTGCGAAACTATCTTGAAAAATACTGCAAGAATGTGACACTTTTGGGTGAGGCTTCCACCATTAAAGAAGGGCTGCAACTGATCAACGACAAACAGCCCGATATTGTTTTTTTGGATGTGGAAATGCCTTTTGGCAATGCCTTTGATCTGTTGGATGCCCTGCCAGAACGTACCTTTGAGACGGTATTTGTGACCGCCTATAACCAATATGCGATGGATGCCCTCAACAGCCACGCCGCTTACTACCTGATGAAGCCCATCAATATTGACGAACTGGTGAAAGCGGTGGCCTATGTGGCCGAGGTAAAAGAACGTGAAAATGCCTTGGAAGGCCGCATTTTACAACCACAGGTAAAAAAAGCAGAGGGAAAGATAACCCTACCGCAGCAAGATGGTTTTCAGGTGTTGGAAGTATCTGATATTTATTTCTGCAAGGCTGATGACAATTACACAGAGATTTATCTGGAAGAACGAAAAATTCTGGTCAGCAAGACCCTGAAATATTTTGAGCGGGCACTGTCAGACTTTCCGTTTGCCCGTATACACAAATCGTATTTGGTAAACGTCAACGAAATCAGAAAATATAAAAAGGGAAAAGGGGGCAGTGTTGTTCTGTCAAATGGAAAGGAGCTTTCGGTCTCGGCTTCACAAAAGGCCAATCTGCTTTCGTATTTTAAGTAG
- a CDS encoding gamma carbonic anhydrase family protein, translated as MIIKTVNGKSPVFGEDCFIAENATIVGEVTMGNQCSIWFNAVVRGDVHFIKMGNKVNVQDGAVIHCTYQKSPTTIGNNVSIGHNAIVHGCTVKDNVLIGMGAIVMDDCVIESNSIIAAGAVVTQGTHVPSGTIYAGMPAKKLKEVSAELSAGEIDRIANNYVKYSGWFKDK; from the coding sequence ATGATAATAAAAACAGTAAACGGAAAGTCCCCAGTTTTTGGGGAAGACTGCTTTATTGCTGAAAATGCCACCATTGTGGGCGAGGTGACCATGGGCAATCAATGCAGTATTTGGTTCAATGCCGTGGTAAGGGGCGATGTACATTTTATTAAAATGGGCAACAAGGTCAACGTTCAAGACGGGGCAGTGATCCACTGCACCTATCAAAAGTCGCCGACCACTATCGGCAACAATGTTTCCATTGGCCATAATGCCATAGTGCACGGTTGCACGGTCAAAGACAATGTGTTGATCGGTATGGGGGCGATTGTAATGGATGACTGTGTTATTGAAAGCAATAGTATTATTGCTGCAGGCGCAGTGGTCACGCAGGGCACCCATGTGCCCTCAGGCACCATTTATGCGGGCATGCCGGCAAAAAAACTGAAAGAGGTCAGTGCCGAATTGAGTGCGGGCGAAATAGACCGCATTGCCAATAACTATGTGAAGTATTCGGGCTGGTTCAAAGACAAATAA
- the fabD gene encoding ACP S-malonyltransferase, whose amino-acid sequence MNAYIFPGQGAQFVGMGLDLYENHSVAQELFERANDILGFSITDIMFEGSADDLKQTKVTQPAIFLHSVILGKVMGEQFRPDMVAGHSLGEFSALVANGTLDFEDGLKLVSKRALAMQKACELQPSTMAAVLGLEDAVVEKICAETEGIVVPANYNCPGQLVISGEVEAVNAACEKLKEAGARRALVLPVGGAFHSPLMQPAREELAEAIENTKFNTPTCPIYQNVTTTAVSNPEEIKKNLISQLTAPVKWTQSVQNMVQDGAKKFVEVGPGKVLQGLVKKIAVSAETESATV is encoded by the coding sequence ATGAACGCCTATATTTTTCCCGGCCAAGGTGCCCAATTCGTGGGCATGGGGTTAGACCTTTACGAAAATCATTCAGTAGCACAAGAATTGTTTGAGCGCGCCAATGACATTCTTGGTTTTTCCATCACCGATATCATGTTTGAAGGGTCGGCTGACGACCTAAAGCAGACCAAGGTGACGCAGCCTGCCATTTTCTTGCACTCTGTGATTTTGGGTAAGGTAATGGGCGAGCAGTTTAGGCCCGATATGGTGGCTGGGCATTCGTTGGGCGAGTTTTCCGCGCTTGTGGCGAATGGAACGTTGGATTTTGAAGACGGACTGAAATTGGTCTCAAAACGTGCTCTGGCCATGCAAAAGGCTTGTGAGCTTCAGCCCAGCACCATGGCTGCCGTATTGGGATTGGAAGATGCCGTGGTCGAAAAGATTTGTGCCGAAACGGAGGGAATCGTGGTGCCGGCCAATTATAATTGCCCTGGGCAGTTAGTGATTTCGGGTGAGGTAGAAGCTGTAAATGCTGCCTGTGAGAAATTAAAGGAAGCAGGTGCTCGCAGGGCATTGGTGCTTCCGGTAGGGGGCGCCTTTCATTCGCCCTTGATGCAACCCGCCCGTGAAGAATTGGCTGAGGCCATTGAGAATACCAAGTTTAACACGCCTACTTGTCCGATTTATCAAAACGTGACCACTACAGCCGTTTCAAATCCAGAAGAAATAAAGAAGAATCTGATTTCCCAATTGACCGCCCCCGTAAAATGGACCCAAAGCGTACAGAACATGGTACAAGACGGGGCTAAGAAATTTGTAGAGGTGGGTCCGGGCAAGGTGCTTCAGGGATTGGTCAAGAAAATTGCGGTATCAGCGGAAACAGAATCTGCCACCGTGTAG
- a CDS encoding Calx-beta domain-containing protein produces MARGQVTVEFSQATGSDDENVGGNLPVLLVTGTVTVATTVTVTDNLTGTASNGVDYTFTTPQVVNIPIGTYPGGSSIPIPTLAITGDTDVETNETIDLSLNNATGDATLGAQITTTYTITNDDTDSISINDVTQVEGDAGTSNFVFTVSVDGGGNAANNIGFTVNTANGTATAGTDYVAISGGSGTIAAGTPSTTVTVQVNGDTDVEPTEDFTVNLSAPSNATIGDGTGLGAITNDDTDSISINDVTQVEGDAGTSNFVFTVSVDGGGNAANNIGFTVNTANGTATAGTDYVAISGGSGTIAAGTPSTTVTVQVNGDTDVEPTEDFTVNLSAPSNATIGDGTGLGAITNDDTDSISINDVTQVEGDAGTSNFVFTVSVDGGGNAANNIGFTVNTANGTATAGTDYVAISGGSGTIAAGTPSTTVTVQVNGDTDVEPTEDFTVNLSAPSNATIGDGTGLGAITNDDTDSISINDVTQVEGDAGTSNFVFTVSVDGGGNAANNIGFTVNTANGTATAGTDYVAISGGSGTIAAGTPSTTVTVQVNGDTDVEPTEDFTVNLSAPSNATIGDGTGLGTITNDDTFTVTIIANDNAATEAGPTNGEFTVDLGAVNATGGPVTVNYAISGSATNSTDYTTLTGSVDVADGQQTAIITVTPIDDNIVEPDETVILTLSDDAAYTVGSPDSATVTISDDDTASLAINDVTVDENEGNAIFAVTLTGAVSTGFTVSYDTADGTANAGSDYVGSSGLLSFIGSDGEIGNISIGILNDNIIEPLEDFTVTLSAPSNTSVTFSDAVGTGVIQDDDSCAAGNSAPAFNAGEPTEFCDTFVKDLDDYVTSSIPANSELRWSTDSDPNNIAGHLSSSVLTDAPGTYYGFFWDALNNCASPTLTITLALNTTPSAGSPNNTSACSVPANGISIVDLDDQLTGADPGTWVITTDPSSGGVTLLPGNIVNFSGLPDGIYVFTFTTTGANAPCNNESVNLSVAVSDCAQPCDAGSSAPALDTSQPTNFCDSFEVDLNDYVTSSAPAGSVLTWSANPDPLVTTAHRSSQVSAPGTYFGFFYDATNNCASPTLEITLVLNRTPTVDSTMGDTRCGDGTLTLMATVSEGGTLNWYNVATGGSILGTGSSFVTPDISETTSFFVEATANGCTSEREEVVATVNFEPNPGTPTDTFACNLAGNGGPTVIDLNDTLTGADSGVWTVTTDPSGGNVVIDVENQVDFEGLPDGDYVFTFTTNGAQPPCTDQSVEVTITVNDCIVDTDNDGLTDGEEIELGTDPNDPDTDGDGLTDGEEVLVVDDPSTEAVPERASDPLDNCDPFLTPDCDGEPIDLEVLKAVDNDTPLVDEEITFTITLINLTMDRVIDVVVEDLLAPEFQYISSEPSKGFYAPETGVWQIDEVAPEEELTLQITVLVLVAGNLENTAVLQDSFPLDADETNNSSTVEIRVSRSPCQDCGTICNMFSPNGDGVNDLLVLNCPEDYPNNTFEVFDRYGNSVFSAQGYNGTWDGTGKNGDLPKGTYFYILDLGDGSEPTKGWIQIVR; encoded by the coding sequence TTGGCACGAGGACAAGTTACGGTTGAGTTTTCTCAGGCTACTGGTTCAGATGATGAGAATGTAGGGGGCAATTTGCCAGTGCTTTTGGTTACAGGTACAGTAACGGTTGCTACGACTGTAACGGTAACTGATAATTTGACGGGAACTGCCTCCAATGGGGTTGATTATACATTTACAACGCCGCAAGTGGTAAATATCCCAATTGGCACCTATCCTGGTGGCTCTTCGATACCTATACCGACTCTCGCGATAACAGGTGATACAGATGTTGAAACTAATGAAACCATTGATTTGTCACTTAACAATGCCACTGGAGATGCAACTTTGGGGGCACAAATAACAACTACGTATACGATCACCAACGACGACACGGACTCGATAAGCATTAATGATGTCACCCAGGTGGAGGGCGATGCGGGCACGAGCAACTTTGTCTTCACGGTCTCGGTCGATGGCGGCGGCAACGCGGCGAACAACATAGGCTTCACGGTGAACACGGCCAACGGCACCGCGACGGCTGGCACCGACTACGTGGCCATATCGGGCGGCAGCGGCACGATAGCGGCGGGCACCCCCAGCACCACGGTCACGGTACAGGTCAACGGGGACACCGATGTGGAGCCGACGGAGGACTTCACGGTGAACCTCAGTGCCCCGAGCAACGCCACGATCGGCGACGGCACCGGGCTTGGGGCGATCACCAACGACGACACGGACTCGATAAGCATTAATGATGTCACCCAGGTGGAGGGCGATGCGGGCACGAGCAACTTTGTCTTCACGGTCTCGGTCGATGGCGGCGGCAACGCGGCGAACAACATAGGCTTCACGGTGAACACGGCCAACGGCACCGCGACGGCTGGCACCGACTACGTGGCCATATCGGGCGGCAGCGGCACGATAGCGGCGGGCACCCCCAGCACCACGGTCACGGTACAGGTCAACGGGGACACCGATGTGGAGCCGACGGAGGACTTCACGGTGAACCTCAGTGCCCCGAGCAACGCCACGATCGGCGACGGCACCGGGCTTGGGGCGATCACCAACGACGACACGGACTCGATAAGCATTAATGATGTCACCCAGGTGGAGGGCGATGCGGGCACGAGCAACTTTGTCTTCACGGTCTCGGTCGATGGCGGCGGCAACGCGGCGAACAACATAGGCTTCACGGTGAACACGGCCAACGGCACCGCGACGGCTGGCACCGACTACGTGGCCATATCGGGCGGCAGCGGCACGATAGCGGCGGGCACCCCCAGCACCACGGTCACGGTACAGGTCAACGGGGACACCGATGTGGAGCCGACGGAGGACTTCACGGTGAACCTCAGTGCCCCGAGCAACGCCACGATCGGCGACGGCACCGGGCTTGGGGCGATCACCAACGACGACACGGACTCGATAAGCATTAATGATGTCACCCAGGTGGAGGGCGATGCGGGCACGAGCAACTTTGTCTTCACGGTCTCGGTCGATGGCGGCGGCAACGCGGCGAACAACATAGGCTTCACGGTGAACACGGCCAACGGCACCGCGACGGCTGGCACCGACTACGTGGCCATATCGGGCGGCAGCGGCACGATAGCGGCGGGCACCCCCAGCACCACGGTCACGGTACAGGTCAACGGGGACACCGATGTGGAGCCGACGGAGGACTTCACGGTGAACCTCAGTGCCCCGAGCAACGCCACGATCGGCGACGGCACCGGGCTTGGGACGATCACCAACGACGACACGTTTACGGTAACTATAATCGCCAATGACAATGCAGCTACCGAAGCGGGCCCGACCAATGGCGAATTTACCGTAGATTTGGGTGCAGTGAATGCTACTGGCGGCCCCGTTACAGTCAATTATGCAATTTCCGGTTCTGCAACTAACTCCACTGATTATACAACGCTCACCGGTAGTGTCGATGTAGCTGACGGCCAGCAGACGGCCATCATCACGGTTACCCCAATCGATGACAACATTGTGGAACCTGATGAGACAGTGATCCTCACGCTGTCAGATGACGCTGCCTATACTGTGGGCAGCCCAGATTCGGCTACGGTTACCATTTCAGACGATGATACTGCCTCTCTTGCAATCAACGATGTAACGGTCGACGAAAATGAGGGAAATGCCATATTCGCCGTTACATTGACAGGGGCCGTTTCAACTGGTTTCACGGTGTCGTATGACACCGCTGATGGAACAGCGAATGCAGGATCCGATTACGTTGGAAGTAGCGGTCTGTTGAGCTTTATCGGCAGTGACGGTGAAATAGGAAATATTTCAATAGGGATATTGAATGACAACATCATTGAACCTTTGGAAGATTTTACCGTTACCCTATCGGCACCTTCCAATACATCGGTCACATTTTCTGATGCCGTTGGTACCGGGGTAATACAAGATGATGACAGTTGTGCCGCTGGTAATAGTGCTCCAGCATTTAATGCGGGTGAGCCAACCGAATTTTGTGACACCTTTGTCAAGGATTTGGACGATTATGTGACCAGTTCCATTCCGGCAAACTCAGAGTTAAGGTGGAGTACCGATTCCGATCCGAACAACATAGCAGGACATTTATCCAGTAGCGTACTAACAGATGCACCTGGAACTTATTACGGATTCTTCTGGGATGCCTTGAACAATTGTGCGAGCCCGACCCTTACTATTACGTTGGCGCTAAACACAACACCTTCTGCTGGTTCTCCAAACAATACTTCGGCATGTAGTGTGCCTGCCAATGGTATTAGTATTGTTGATCTTGATGATCAATTAACGGGGGCAGATCCAGGCACATGGGTCATTACCACCGACCCTTCAAGTGGGGGCGTTACCTTGTTGCCAGGTAATATCGTAAATTTTTCAGGTCTGCCGGATGGTATCTATGTTTTTACTTTTACGACTACAGGTGCAAATGCTCCATGCAATAATGAATCAGTCAACCTCAGTGTGGCGGTCAGTGATTGTGCCCAGCCCTGTGATGCAGGTTCGTCAGCTCCGGCTTTGGATACTTCACAGCCAACAAACTTTTGCGATTCTTTTGAAGTTGATTTGAACGACTATGTGACCAGCAGTGCGCCTGCCGGAAGTGTGCTTACTTGGAGTGCCAATCCGGATCCTTTGGTGACCACAGCGCACAGAAGCAGTCAGGTCAGCGCTCCCGGAACGTATTTCGGATTTTTCTACGATGCAACGAACAATTGTGCGAGTCCTACCCTAGAGATAACCTTGGTTTTAAATCGAACCCCAACAGTGGACAGTACTATGGGCGATACTCGTTGTGGAGACGGCACGTTGACCCTTATGGCCACAGTTAGTGAGGGTGGTACTCTAAATTGGTACAATGTTGCTACAGGGGGTAGCATTCTTGGCACCGGAAGTTCTTTTGTAACACCTGACATTTCAGAAACGACCTCTTTCTTTGTGGAGGCAACTGCCAATGGTTGTACCTCTGAAAGGGAAGAAGTGGTGGCCACCGTTAATTTCGAGCCAAACCCTGGTACCCCAACCGATACATTTGCCTGCAACTTGGCCGGTAATGGCGGCCCCACCGTAATTGATTTGAACGACACCTTGACCGGTGCCGATTCTGGTGTGTGGACCGTGACCACAGACCCTTCTGGGGGAAATGTGGTCATCGATGTAGAGAACCAAGTTGATTTTGAAGGTTTGCCCGATGGCGATTACGTGTTCACCTTTACCACCAATGGGGCACAGCCGCCATGCACCGACCAATCGGTTGAAGTGACGATAACGGTAAACGATTGTATAGTCGATACCGATAACGACGGCTTGACCGACGGCGAAGAAATAGAATTGGGCACTGACCCCAATGACCCCGATACGGATGGTGACGGGCTTACTGATGGTGAGGAGGTTTTGGTCGTTGACGACCCGAGTACCGAAGCCGTGCCTGAGCGTGCCAGCGACCCACTTGATAATTGCGACCCTTTTCTGACACCCGATTGTGATGGCGAACCCATAGATTTAGAGGTTTTGAAAGCGGTAGACAATGATACACCGCTTGTAGACGAAGAGATTACCTTTACCATCACCCTTATCAACTTGACCATGGACAGGGTAATAGACGTTGTGGTTGAAGATTTGTTGGCGCCAGAATTTCAATATATAAGTAGCGAGCCGTCTAAGGGGTTCTATGCCCCAGAGACGGGTGTTTGGCAGATTGATGAGGTTGCGCCCGAAGAAGAACTTACATTGCAGATTACAGTTTTAGTATTGGTCGCTGGTAATCTTGAGAATACGGCCGTATTGCAAGATTCGTTTCCCTTGGACGCTGATGAGACCAACAATAGTTCAACCGTTGAAATTAGGGTGAGCAGAAGCCCTTGCCAAGACTGTGGCACCATTTGTAATATGTTTTCGCCCAATGGCGATGGGGTAAACGACTTGTTGGTGTTGAACTGCCCAGAAGACTACCCGAACAACACTTTCGAAGTCTTTGACCGCTATGGCAATAGTGTATTCAGTGCGCAGGGGTACAATGGTACTTGGGATGGTACCGGCAAGAATGGTGATTTGCCCAAGGGCACCTATTTTTATATTTTGGATTTGGGCGATGGGTCCGAACCGACCAAAGGATGGATTCAAATCGTCAGATAA
- a CDS encoding type IX secretion system membrane protein PorP/SprF, with amino-acid sequence MNAVLKKYIVPISAILLAALPLNAQKEPQYTQYMYNIGSFNPAYVGTVESAELMGLYRAQWLDIPGAPRNLRFGANIPFANEKMGMGFNVITDEIGPSSQTYIDIAYSYQINLSDYTKLSFGLDAGGSLLSLDYSKGNFQNPNDPTVEQQDVSNFYPTIGAGMFMYADNWYLGMSIPNFLTNDIYNDEVATVVEDKIQFNFIGGYVFQLSDRSKFKPAFLINTLKGAPVNVNLSANFLFIDALTIGASYRFDNAFSGLAGFQISNSMFLGYSYDYNTNGLGDFSGGTHEAILKFYLGRGDGNSRFKGTKKNKKLKGKPKQIDSPRFF; translated from the coding sequence ATGAACGCGGTATTGAAAAAATACATAGTGCCGATTTCGGCAATTTTGCTTGCAGCCCTGCCCCTCAACGCACAAAAAGAGCCGCAGTATACCCAGTATATGTACAACATTGGCAGTTTTAACCCTGCCTACGTCGGTACCGTTGAAAGTGCCGAGCTAATGGGGCTGTACCGCGCCCAATGGCTCGATATACCCGGGGCGCCCCGCAATTTGAGATTTGGTGCCAATATTCCCTTTGCCAATGAAAAAATGGGAATGGGCTTTAACGTAATCACCGATGAGATTGGGCCTTCGAGCCAAACGTATATTGACATCGCCTATTCGTACCAGATCAACCTGTCTGATTATACCAAACTTTCATTCGGACTCGATGCGGGTGGTTCGCTGCTGAGTCTGGATTATTCCAAAGGAAATTTTCAAAATCCGAACGACCCTACGGTAGAACAGCAAGATGTCAGCAATTTTTACCCAACCATAGGGGCGGGCATGTTTATGTATGCCGATAATTGGTATCTCGGTATGTCAATTCCGAATTTTTTGACCAACGATATTTATAATGACGAGGTGGCCACCGTCGTCGAAGACAAGATACAGTTCAATTTTATTGGGGGATATGTGTTTCAACTTTCCGATAGGTCAAAGTTCAAACCGGCATTTTTGATCAATACCCTCAAAGGGGCCCCGGTGAACGTGAACCTATCTGCCAATTTCTTGTTCATCGATGCCCTCACGATTGGCGCCTCGTACCGTTTTGACAATGCCTTTAGCGGTCTGGCCGGCTTCCAGATTTCAAACAGTATGTTCTTGGGCTACTCATATGATTATAACACGAACGGACTGGGTGATTTCAGTGGGGGTACACACGAGGCCATTCTAAAATTCTATTTGGGCCGAGGTGATGGCAACAGTAGGTTTAAAGGCACTAAGAAGAATAAAAAATTGAAGGGGAAACCCAAACAAATAGATTCACCGAGATTTTTTTAG